A window of the Deltaproteobacteria bacterium genome harbors these coding sequences:
- a CDS encoding dodecin domain-containing protein, translated as MRIAKIRELEGASPVSYEDAAAQVIRRASKTVTGITGFQVLKKLAVVEKGKIVEYRVRMGLIFELAPNLESHW; from the coding sequence ATGCGGATTGCCAAAATCAGGGAACTCGAAGGTGCCAGTCCGGTTTCATACGAGGATGCAGCAGCGCAGGTGATTCGGCGTGCTTCAAAGACCGTTACCGGCATTACCGGCTTCCAGGTGCTCAAGAAGCTTGCGGTGGTCGAAAAGGGAAAGATCGTCGAATACCGGGTTCGCATGGGACTTATTTTTGAACTGGCACCGAATCTTGAATCGCACTGGTAG
- a CDS encoding dodecin domain-containing protein, whose translation MAISSVTEVIGASSKGWQDASEKALERANQTLRNIVGFEVVSEKAKVENGKIREYRVQLKITFILEDKKK comes from the coding sequence ATGGCCATCTCCAGCGTGACAGAAGTGATCGGTGCCAGTTCGAAGGGCTGGCAGGATGCAAGCGAAAAGGCACTTGAGCGGGCGAACCAGACTCTGCGCAATATAGTTGGGTTTGAGGTCGTTTCTGAGAAAGCCAAGGTCGAAAACGGCAAGATCCGTGAATACCGCGTTCAGCTCAAGATCACATTCATTCTTGAAGACAAGAAGAAGTAG
- a CDS encoding SDR family NAD(P)-dependent oxidoreductase translates to MARLEKQVVLITGCSSGIGRALALEFHAHGHRVFATARKLTSLTELETAGMEIRQLDVTNSQSIRSAVNSVVQETGRLDIVVNNAGILVVGPLAEISIDDFRAEFETNVTGALAVVQAAVVHMHRQGGGRIVNVGSVSAELATPFSGAYCASKAALHTLTDVLRIELEPFGIETILVAPGAVKSSIDTGARRYAEKYRSAESIYHPVSKQIERRAGASQERPMTAEAFARRFVQMVTAAKAPRMVRIGREAWIFPVVKAGLPAGTRDRLLSRAFGLGKLKGQVPRR, encoded by the coding sequence ATGGCCCGGCTGGAAAAACAGGTTGTCCTCATCACGGGGTGCTCAAGCGGAATTGGCAGGGCGCTGGCTCTTGAGTTTCATGCGCACGGACACCGGGTATTTGCTACTGCCCGCAAGCTGACATCCCTGACGGAACTTGAGACAGCCGGAATGGAAATCCGGCAACTGGATGTGACAAATTCTCAATCCATACGCTCTGCGGTCAACTCTGTCGTGCAGGAAACCGGCCGGCTCGATATAGTGGTAAACAATGCGGGGATACTCGTCGTGGGGCCGCTGGCTGAAATTTCCATTGATGATTTCCGGGCCGAATTCGAGACCAACGTTACGGGTGCGCTTGCTGTTGTCCAGGCTGCTGTAGTGCATATGCACCGCCAGGGTGGAGGACGCATAGTGAACGTTGGCAGCGTATCGGCCGAGCTGGCAACGCCATTTTCAGGCGCGTACTGTGCGAGCAAAGCGGCGCTGCATACATTAACGGATGTTTTGCGAATCGAACTGGAACCATTTGGAATAGAGACCATTCTGGTTGCTCCCGGAGCGGTGAAATCATCAATCGATACGGGCGCTCGGCGCTATGCGGAAAAATATCGTTCAGCAGAATCGATTTATCATCCGGTGTCGAAACAGATCGAACGGCGCGCCGGGGCTTCGCAGGAGCGTCCAATGACGGCCGAAGCATTCGCCCGCAGATTTGTGCAGATGGTAACGGCGGCAAAAGCTCCACGCATGGTTCGTATTGGGCGTGAAGCGTGGATATTCCCCGTTGTGAAGGCAGGTCTTCCTGCCGGCACCAGGGACCGGTTGCTGTCACGGGCATTCGGACTGGGGAAACTCAAAGGGCAGGTTCCCCGGCGGTGA
- a CDS encoding ABC transporter ATP-binding protein has translation MNPEGGRLGSSPPVIRLVNVTKRFGRKAALDKVSLELGAGEVVGVLGPNGAGKSTLLKLVTGIYAPLEGKIEIFGLDRYRDGKKIRQRVSYVPDNPYLPPQFSPRQWIDLVGRIYRVASEIRLKRLDELLDLFSLKEVADKPLQAVSNGQYKKTALAGGFMSGCELLVFDEPFTGEIDPPAQLAFKELVRSWNGFPGHLVLLTTQIVDQAEKLCDRILLIHDGHIVAGDLTASFRERFGGRSLEEILLDFSGVTVKPEDFVQNVFGVLPKGEA, from the coding sequence GTGAATCCGGAAGGTGGAAGACTCGGCAGCAGCCCGCCGGTGATCCGGCTGGTCAATGTCACTAAACGATTCGGCCGCAAGGCGGCGCTGGACAAGGTTTCGCTGGAGCTGGGAGCGGGCGAAGTGGTTGGCGTTTTGGGGCCGAATGGTGCCGGCAAAAGCACTCTGCTCAAGCTTGTGACAGGAATTTATGCTCCTTTGGAGGGCAAGATCGAGATTTTTGGCCTCGATCGGTACCGTGACGGAAAAAAAATCCGTCAGAGGGTTTCCTATGTTCCGGACAATCCTTACCTGCCACCACAATTCTCCCCGCGCCAGTGGATTGATCTGGTGGGACGTATTTACCGGGTAGCCTCAGAAATCCGCCTTAAGCGGCTGGACGAGCTGCTGGATCTTTTCTCCCTGAAGGAGGTTGCCGACAAACCGCTCCAGGCCGTGTCAAATGGCCAGTACAAAAAGACGGCCCTGGCCGGGGGCTTCATGAGTGGTTGTGAGCTGCTCGTATTCGATGAGCCATTTACAGGGGAGATTGACCCGCCCGCTCAGCTCGCGTTCAAGGAGCTTGTTCGTTCCTGGAACGGGTTTCCGGGCCACCTTGTGCTTCTGACTACCCAGATTGTCGATCAGGCTGAAAAGCTTTGTGACCGGATTCTGCTCATTCACGATGGGCATATAGTTGCTGGCGATCTTACAGCTTCGTTCCGTGAGCGTTTCGGCGGCCGCAGCCTGGAAGAAATCCTCCTCGATTTTTCCGGAGTTACGGTGAAACCGGAAGATTTTGTCCAGAATGTGTTTGGAGTGCTGCCGAAGGGAGAGGCCTGA